The following DNA comes from Megalobrama amblycephala isolate DHTTF-2021 linkage group LG20, ASM1881202v1, whole genome shotgun sequence.
CCCTGAGAAATACTGACTCAAGTAAAAATTGTGACAACCAGCTCCGGTCTCCAGTGTACAATATCAGgtcaatttcaaataacagaAACAAGGttcaaataaaaaaggaattaCATCAAATGTGTACTGACCCACTTTATCAACGCCATACTTGTGTCCGGCCACCTGATGAGAGAGCGGCACGCAGCCGTTCAGGTGAGCGCTCTGCGCGCCCTCCGGTAAACACGAGCCGCGGGTCATTAACGGACGCGCGAGCTCCAGCCTCCCCACCGCCACAGAAGAGTCCATTATGATGCCGAGACCGAAGACTTCACTGCAATGGCTCTTTATTTCTCTAAACTGTCTACACACAAAATCTCATATTGATCGCACACCCTCGACGCGTCATCCTGATGTGTGTGAGCGATCGCGTGCCATCAGTCACGGCGCCCACGCTCGCAACCATATAACGAGCTTTTCACCTGGGCCACATCCCACTTCCTGACTTCAGAGATGTTTACACTCCTCCCGCGGTAATTGGTACGAGATGGTAGATACGGAACGAGCAGGGTACAAAGATCGACACGATATTCTGGCGGAGTTAGTCATATCGCACGGGAACTCACAGTTCTGCGAAAGCTTCGCTGTTTGTTTCCGCCCCGCACAAGCTGACGCGCGTCCCCGAGAGACACGCTGCGGGTGATGTCACGACGCACAGTGAGCTGAAACGTCACATAATAAGTCGagctcttttcttttctttttcgtTAAACGACCACACTGGGTACCTTTTCGGGAATATGATAATATTAAGGGGATAAAGTGAAGTCTAACATGGAAACATTTTCTAATAACGATGAATGGCTGGCTCGCCTTAATTGTAAACACTTCcgggtagaaaaaaaaaaaacgtataatCATCGGATACGATAAAAGTCTGTTTATGTTGCTGAATGTTTAGTTATTGTGTTACTAATGAGAAAGCTGATAAAAACTAACTGCACTAAACAAACTTtgagatggaaaatattttacataacgATATGATTTGTGTTCTCAAAGTACTAGGTAATTAAGAAAATCCCTCAGGCATAATTTGTGAAATTCTACTGGGAATATCATTGTAATTATGGCTATATGAGAACCTGTTTATAAACATCAACTAAATTTATAGCTAAATATTATGTGAATACCTATGGGGATATATAAATTAGCCTCTAATTacgtttttattgtaattttaatggACAGAGAATGTTTCAGAAAGCAacagaataaattattttttgattaGGAAGGAGGAATGAAGCAAAATTGACTTTAGGATGGATATGTAATATGCCAGAATAATTTTGAAATCAGAGACATTGAATATTACTAGTGGAAATAGAGGCTGCTTGTGGAACTTGTGTTAACTTGTACTCAAGGCCAGTTCAAATAGTATTTCAGCAAATAAAGCACTGTATAAATATGAGcaaacacaaattaacatatCAGAAACACAGATGCAcgcttttaaacaaattttaatgcaaaataaaaaagaaaaaatagatCCAGTATAGTTGCTTTTAACtatacaataaaaatatctaaaagaaaatgtaatCAACTGAATGAGAGATACAATAAAACGGTTTTCAATTTCTTAATTGCCCTCTTGTAGGGTAACTGCAGTTGTATAACATCATGCCAATCTTAAATAGGATTTatgaaacaagaaaacaaagtgCCCAACACCACTGCGGGGGATGACCAAAATGCACAAAACCAATAAAAAGCTTAAATGTCTTTTTGTGCAATGCACAGTCCCCTTCAAAATACTAGTTAAGCTATTATTATTGGTCATTTCAGATGGTAAATGTTAACAGTACAATTTGTTTAATAATATAACCTAATCTTACTTTTAGATGCTAGAATTTACAGTGATTTGTGACTTAAAAAAATGTCCATTAAGTCTTCACATTGCATACTTCTGGGTCCATTCTCTCGCTAGTCTGTTGTACCTggttgaaaaaaagaaaaagaagaagttCATAAACAATCTAGTTTGTTGACATCATAATCTAATTTAACAGGTATGAAGAATGATGTTCCAAACCAGTTTGGTGTTTCTTctaacacaaaacacaaaaggtGAATTCCTGAAGAATAACTAGACCGAATCGTCAgtataatgaaagtgaaagtactgtagctgtcaatggactAAATTAAACTCTTGTGAAGTCACATGAAAGCTTTATGAAGAACAAACCAAAATTTAATTAACAAACAAGCAATTGTTCAGTAAAAATCTTGATAGGTGTAAAAGAATCATTCATTGCGCtggatcttttcaatgaatcaaaTGATCTAGTTCACAGAACTGGTCAGTATTCATTCACAAATAAGACTGCTCTGGTTCTCGAGCTCCATTGCTTAATTGGTGCTTCTCATTTGTTTACTCCTCCGTCCTCCGGCCCGTAACCTGGAAATCGATCGAcgtcagccatcttgaaggacatctcaattctctaattgcaccacCAGGAGCGGGGAGTGAGGAAACTTCCAGAGGAGCCAGGAGCAAGGAGGAGTGCATCCTATGCGGAAGGGTTTCTTATCAAAAAACCTGCCGCACATATATACTGTCTACCCCCTTCACAGCTGTCACTTTTTAATTCACATTTTACTTTTGCAGtttaaacaaaccatacatttcacattcactcaaaaaatatttaggccTAAATTTAAGATATGCATTTCGattgcatataaaatttccatccattttGGGTTACAGTTTtaacaaactaataaacttaaatgtgatgcatatttatttattaatattgtttgttcCACGGCTAGCCATATTTTAACCTCGTTCAtactttttaaattgttatttattaTGTGTTAAATCTAAGCaatttgaaaataattatgattttaataaaatcaaaCAGATGCAaatagttaaaggtgcagtaagcgatttaaataaacttgatatttgaaatacaaacaaacaaacaaacccctccccttcattgctccacccTGAAAATGCTTGAACGCACAATGGATGTCTATTTATCATAGCTGAAGCGTAACAAAATAATGCTTTGCAGAAAATATAGCTAAGATGACGAATGAATGACAAGGaagatcaaaaaataaaaatacagtacacaagaATGTTTACAAGCAAGAATTTGTTGTTAGTCACCAgaagcacagcagctccagacaaacaaaactcaaaacTGTCCTATTACTATTgctaacattacaacaacagcatagcttggttctgtgaaacaaagcaaaaccaatgttactTTACCATTTTCAGGCCTTTCCACTTAGGactctccagtgctggaaagcttttataatattaacacgGGTCttaaagctcttgcctgatatttttttttccccagtaaTGTTCCTCTGACCTtatctcttttgtaatgtctctcagccatctccctttctacagtctttcttctagtggttcaacggatcacaaaactcacggttcggatcacatcacggttatgaagtcacggatcggatcatttttcggatcagcacaaaaaaataataattaggggtcgggggtaacttaactttgcatttattacttggCTCACTTTAACTACTCTGATACCACAGCAGAAACTACAAGCCTAACTAATACATCATTAAAGGTAAGTGAACAGactataaaaagaacaaatactgtacaccaattacaagcatagaAAAATACAActtaaagttttattaagtttatattaatttttgtgtacagaaatgtaataattaaatataaaatgaaactgTTCATTGTGTAAATGTAATATAGATTcataatctttgttaaagctgtgttttgttgtttgatttacatgacagacaacagcaggtatttataggttgctgtcactttaagagtaagactcCATGCACGCTCACATCTGATAGATAtacatccgaattctcacctcgttcaattaagacataaccgaatgtGTTTACGCGAATACTTGCCGAGAgaggtattttgactgacataatgcgtgtatgtgtccatccaagtgcattgaggacgcgaaagagaaatcaatttagAGTTTGCGAGCTATCTGGAACGcaccctctctttctctctctctgtgcgcgcggGCCTTGTATGTGCGTctgcgcaccgataacagcgctgcgtgcgataccgaattaaatcctcttttgcctcttctagcgCTGGAATGGTTTTGTATCcatttaatgtgtaaactagcaagacaaaacacGTGCAAATGATAACCTTTCACTTTATTGCGGTGAAACTTGCAAATGATCCGTGAATCGCATGCGTCCCGAACCGTGGGGCTTGATCCGaatagtgttgtcacgataccaaaattttgacttcgatACGATATCTAACTTAAATATCACGATACCGATACTTAAACGATACTACggcaaaaacctaaaacagcaggaaaagtaaataaataacacatatgACAGAACTTCTTTCTTCACCAGAGAGCAGGCTGAAAATTCTGGGATTTGAGCTTCATTGCCGTGAAGTTAGAgttagatttaatataatttttaatgtttattattttcatgctcaataaaatgtaattatttgctgttatgcttttttgctgttttttttaatacatgtaggtgtttttgacagtaagattattgtaaaaatttGATTACTGTAAATACTAAGAACAATGTTATCAAAgcataaattggtttaaaataactgtatttacccttcacatatttatgtatttttaaattaatttttgcaaccagatatcacttattaaacttAGACTCAATAATACACCTCAGGTCTGCTTGcacgagtaaaataaataaaaaacactcatttaatgtttgagagCATAAACAATGCTGGTATCACACTAACCTGTCGCTCTTTAATTTCTTTGTACAAATCGGGATGTTTGTCGGCAAGATGCTTTTGACTCCCTTCACTTGcgttattttgtaacatcttttgcaGACCGTGTCCGTGGGCTAGCCCCGACTATTGGCAATGTAAGCAAAATGATGCCATATTTCGCTTCGTGCATCTGCTTTCTCAACAATTTGTGGACGGTCTGCAAGAGCACCTGTATATGCAACCACCATACCTCTCGTTTCGTCACCATAAAAGCCGTTGCGCAGTTGAGAGGAATAAACACGCACTCAACGTTCCTTAAAAGCAGCGCGCTGCACACACACTGCCCCCTGCTGTCGCACTTTAGGAAATACAGCTGGaactaataaaatgaagaaccgGACCGTTTTTAAAAGCAGGGTATCACGATACCTTACTAGAACTGGTATATCGTGCAACACTAGATCCGAACGGATCTTCAAAACTCCCTCTtgttcactctctctcctcccccatcatgaatgTGTACGCCCCCTgttgctgattggctacaattgTGTAGTGGTGATCGGTCCAATACACTTTCAGCAGCATTTCttagaaatcgcttactgcaccttcaAATAAACTATGCCTATACCATGATTTTTTGAGTGCCGAAATCTTACCCATTTCTTTCATGCATACCTGCCAAATATGtatcacattaagtttatttgtttatgttaaaactgtgtaatccaaatggattggaaaatttaaatttaggcggaaattataattttttgagCATATTTCAACAGTGCATTTTATTATCAGTGATAACAGCTTAAATTATGGTCTTTCAcacacaaagctattgtatggcttcagaagacccGAAATATAGCACACAAGTCACTCGCAGCACTTGACAATACTTATATGGTTCCTTTGTTGCTTGTCTTCATTGATTGTACTTGCATGTGGAAGAGCAACCAGCACAGTATTCAAATTgtctttgtgttttgtgttccatacaagaaagtcatataggtttggaacaacataaagtgaataaatgaagacagaatttaATTTCAAACTTTATACTTACTTTTCTTTGTCTGATTTGTAGATGTGTGCTATGTCTGGGACTAAGGGGTCATCAGGATTTGGATCACAAAGCAAAGAACATATGGACAAAAGAACTGAAAAAGAGTTGAAAACAATCatcaaaatgatgaaattatGGGAATTACGAATTCTGCATTTCAACCAGTAAGCAATAAACAATTGAGGTACACACAAGTACCTTTTGAAACTGTTAGTGCTGGAGACCACTGCGACCTCAGGATGTCCAGGCAAATACTTCCATTACTGTTAATGTTGGGATGGTAGATTTTCGTTGTAAACGCTACCTGTTAAATTGAGATGGGTgtcaaaatgtgatttttgaaaCAAGGAAAGTAAATGGAGGTGGGGTGTAACATCACTACCTTTGGTGGCTTGAAGGGATAGTCTGTTGGAAAGTGAATAGTGAGAAAGAAGACTCCTCCTTGGTATGGGCTGTCACTCTACAAATTGAAGGAAATGACACTGGATTTAGGTTCATGAAAATAAGCCATCTcagattttaacaaaaatgctGTTGCTTAGTAacaaatatacataaataatagGCACTCTGAGATGTTTTGTGCAACCACCTTATATTTAAGATAACACTGTCTACAATATTGGGTTGACAACAGAATCCAttaggggtgggaatctttTGGTATATCACGATTCGATTCATATCAATTCTTGAGGTCACAATTCGATTAAAAAtcaattcaaattttgattcgacATACATAGGCATTGATTTGACtgttttgtgttacttttcCTATTTGACTG
Coding sequences within:
- the ube2d1b gene encoding ubiquitin-conjugating enzyme E2 D1b; the protein is MALKRIQKELQDLQRDPPAQCSAGPVGDDLFHWQATIMGPSDSPYQGGVFFLTIHFPTDYPFKPPKVAFTTKIYHPNINSNGSICLDILRSQWSPALTVSKVLLSICSLLCDPNPDDPLVPDIAHIYKSDKEKYNRLAREWTQKYAM